The following proteins are encoded in a genomic region of Alphaproteobacteria bacterium:
- a CDS encoding antibiotic biosynthesis monooxygenase, with the protein AKAEEYTKYIYESGIKKIESIPGNRGVQLFRRIDDQYGDFTVISYWDSIEAIKRFAGEKYEETHNLPKDSEYLVDMEPTVKHLTVLVNEWPK; encoded by the coding sequence GCAAAGGCAGAGGAATATACGAAATACATCTACGAATCCGGCATCAAGAAGATCGAGTCGATCCCCGGCAATCGTGGGGTTCAGCTGTTTCGTCGAATCGACGACCAATACGGCGATTTCACCGTGATCTCCTATTGGGACTCGATCGAGGCGATCAAGCGCTTCGCCGGAGAGAAGTACGAGGAAACCCACAACTTGCCTAAGGATTCGGAATATCTCGTCGACATGGAGCCGACCGTAAAGCACCTTACCGTGCTCGTGAACGAGTGGCCCAAGTAG
- a CDS encoding amino acid ABC transporter permease has product MTSLGLETVVKSLPFLLEGALRTIEVVVMALILGVGCGLMGGFARLSHSRILRAIAAAYVSVIRGTPFVVQLFFVYYAFPQMGVEIPAMVAAVGTLAFYSGSYQTEIVRGAIQSIDKGQIEAAKALGLSYRQTMRLVVLPQALLRMLPPLGNEFVALSKNSALVSLVTVQELFLSAQMVISSTFQNFAIFLTIGIIYYAMTSAVGAFTQYLERRLKVYV; this is encoded by the coding sequence ATGACGTCCCTCGGACTCGAGACCGTCGTCAAATCGCTTCCCTTCCTTCTCGAAGGGGCGCTCAGGACGATCGAAGTCGTGGTGATGGCCCTCATCCTCGGGGTCGGATGCGGGCTCATGGGCGGCTTCGCGCGCCTCTCCCATAGCAGGATTTTGCGCGCGATTGCCGCGGCCTATGTGTCCGTGATCCGCGGCACACCGTTTGTGGTGCAGCTCTTCTTCGTCTATTACGCGTTTCCTCAAATGGGCGTCGAGATACCGGCGATGGTCGCCGCGGTCGGCACTCTCGCTTTCTACTCGGGCTCCTATCAGACCGAGATCGTGCGCGGTGCGATCCAATCGATCGACAAGGGCCAGATCGAAGCCGCCAAGGCACTCGGCCTTTCCTACCGGCAGACGATGCGGCTCGTCGTTCTTCCGCAGGCCTTATTGCGGATGCTTCCGCCGCTCGGCAACGAATTCGTGGCTCTCTCCAAAAACTCGGCACTCGTCTCGCTCGTGACGGTCCAGGAACTCTTTCTGTCGGCGCAAATGGTCATCAGCTCGACGTTTCAGAACTTTGCAATCTTCCTCACGATCGGCATCATCTATTACGCGATGACGAGTGCGGTGGGCGCCTTCACGCAATACTTGGAACGTCGACTCAAGGTCTACGTGTGA
- a CDS encoding transporter substrate-binding domain-containing protein, with translation MDNSRRNFLALAACAGLAVAALPMAKADAGILDELKAGQKTLIVGTDATFPPFEQTSTSGERSGFDIDLVNAIAAKIGIKKVEFQQVPFRELIPGLEAKHIDLAASAIYITDERKKVVDFSEPYFSGGLSVMLKPDDKSVAKEADLDGKRLSVQVGTKSVDYLKQTYPKAELVVNQTNDQMFQALQSGRADAVVTGYPAARYYIKTHGGAKLADFLLTNENYGYAVRKDDPDLLKAIDEALESLKKDGTIKTIQEKWFGPGS, from the coding sequence ATGGATAACTCGCGCCGTAACTTCCTGGCACTGGCCGCATGTGCTGGACTGGCGGTCGCCGCGCTGCCGATGGCCAAGGCCGATGCGGGAATTCTCGATGAGCTCAAAGCCGGGCAGAAAACGCTCATCGTCGGCACGGATGCGACCTTCCCGCCCTTCGAGCAGACGTCGACATCGGGCGAAAGATCGGGATTCGACATCGACCTCGTCAACGCCATCGCCGCCAAGATCGGCATCAAGAAAGTGGAGTTTCAGCAAGTGCCGTTCCGCGAGCTGATACCCGGCCTCGAGGCGAAGCATATCGACCTCGCCGCTTCGGCGATCTACATCACCGATGAGCGCAAGAAGGTCGTCGATTTTTCCGAACCCTATTTCTCGGGCGGCCTCAGCGTCATGCTCAAGCCTGACGACAAGAGCGTTGCGAAGGAGGCCGACCTTGACGGCAAGCGGCTCTCCGTTCAAGTCGGCACCAAGTCGGTCGACTATCTCAAGCAGACCTACCCGAAGGCCGAACTCGTCGTCAATCAGACGAACGATCAGATGTTTCAGGCCCTCCAAAGCGGTCGTGCCGACGCCGTCGTCACCGGCTATCCCGCCGCCCGCTACTACATCAAGACGCATGGCGGCGCCAAGCTCGCCGATTTCCTGCTCACCAACGAGAACTACGGCTACGCCGTCCGCAAGGACGACCCGGACCTGCTGAAGGCCATTGACGAAGCGCTCGAGTCGCTGAAAAAGGACGGCACGATCAAGACCATCCAGGAGAAATGGTTCGGTCCGGGGTCCTGA
- a CDS encoding hemolysin III family protein yields the protein MSDPWKNDRSLSEEIVSSVIQGSAAAGGVAALILLVTRAWPQANVMPLIGALVYGATLIIAFTASALYHGIPEPRLKRVFRTVDHCTIFLLIAGTYTPITLVTLWHRSGWLLLLCVWSMAITGIVLRLVRGARFHQIAIPLYLAMGWISVAWAKALYDATGLGAVLLILAGGIAYTGGLIFYRWNGLPFNNAIWHLCVVAGSTCFFLTISLYVLPASA from the coding sequence GTGTCTGATCCCTGGAAAAACGATCGCAGTCTAAGCGAGGAGATCGTCAGTTCGGTCATTCAAGGCTCGGCTGCGGCGGGAGGCGTTGCCGCTCTGATCCTGCTCGTCACACGGGCCTGGCCCCAGGCGAACGTCATGCCGCTCATCGGGGCCCTTGTTTACGGTGCAACGCTCATTATTGCCTTCACCGCCTCGGCCCTTTATCACGGGATACCAGAGCCGCGCCTGAAACGCGTTTTCCGCACCGTCGACCATTGCACGATCTTCCTGCTGATCGCCGGGACATATACGCCGATAACGTTGGTGACGCTCTGGCACCGCTCCGGTTGGCTCCTTCTCCTTTGCGTGTGGTCGATGGCCATTACCGGCATCGTCCTTCGCCTGGTGCGGGGTGCGCGCTTTCATCAAATCGCAATACCTCTTTACCTCGCGATGGGTTGGATTAGCGTAGCGTGGGCGAAAGCGCTCTACGATGCGACGGGGCTTGGCGCTGTTTTACTCATCCTTGCAGGTGGCATTGCCTACACGGGCGGTCTCATCTTCTATCGCTGGAACGGATTGCCCTTCAACAACGCGATCTGGCACCTCTGCGTCGTCGCGGGCAGCACCTGCTTTTTCCTGACGATTTCACTTTACGTATTGCCTGCCTCGGCCTGA
- a CDS encoding EamA family transporter — protein MKGNEVPRMGGIEWALLISLSILWGGSFFFSKVAVAAIPPLTLVLGRTGMASAVLILVLYAFGQRLPSDWTAWRRNLIMGLLNNVVPFCLIVWGQTQIESGLAAILNATTPLFTVVLAHAFTRDERLAPVKLLGVLIGLSGAVVTIGPELLEGIGRHGLAELAVIGAAISYGFAGIFGRRFKGVNPMVTAAGQLTASTAMMLPIALISDKPWQLAMPGMTVWGAWIGLAILGTSLAYILYFRILATAGATNVLLVTFLIPVSAILLGAVFLGERLDRREFVGMALIFAGLAFIDGRLLRIVWGRIRPRHRSNFGRSIG, from the coding sequence ATGAAAGGGAACGAAGTACCGCGGATGGGCGGCATCGAGTGGGCGCTGCTCATCTCGCTGTCGATACTGTGGGGTGGGTCTTTCTTTTTCTCGAAGGTTGCCGTCGCCGCCATTCCGCCGTTGACGCTCGTTTTGGGGCGCACGGGAATGGCATCGGCAGTCCTTATTCTCGTCCTCTATGCCTTCGGCCAACGCTTGCCGAGCGATTGGACCGCTTGGCGGCGCAATTTGATAATGGGGCTTCTTAACAACGTCGTTCCGTTTTGCCTGATCGTCTGGGGGCAGACTCAAATCGAGAGCGGCCTGGCCGCCATTCTCAACGCCACGACGCCCCTTTTCACGGTCGTCCTGGCGCACGCGTTCACGCGCGACGAAAGGCTCGCGCCCGTGAAGCTCCTGGGCGTCCTGATCGGCCTCTCCGGCGCGGTGGTAACGATCGGGCCCGAGCTTCTCGAAGGCATCGGCCGGCATGGCCTCGCTGAGCTTGCCGTCATCGGTGCCGCGATTTCCTATGGATTTGCCGGAATATTCGGCCGCCGCTTCAAGGGCGTCAATCCGATGGTCACCGCAGCAGGGCAACTCACCGCAAGCACGGCGATGATGCTCCCCATTGCCCTCATCAGCGACAAGCCATGGCAACTCGCTATGCCGGGCATGACCGTTTGGGGCGCTTGGATCGGATTGGCGATCCTCGGCACCTCGCTCGCCTACATCCTGTATTTCCGCATCCTTGCGACCGCCGGCGCCACGAACGTCCTCCTCGTGACTTTCCTCATTCCGGTGAGCGCCATACTTCTCGGCGCGGTATTCCTCGGTGAACGGCTGGATCGCCGCGAGTTCGTCGGCATGGCGTTGATCTTTGCAGGCCTCGCATTCATCGATGGCCGCCTATTGCGCATCGTTTGGGGTCGGATACGCCCTCGACATCGTTCGAATTTCGGTCGATCGATCGGGTGA
- a CDS encoding branched-chain amino acid ABC transporter substrate-binding protein encodes MSSPLKALLVCLSIAMLAGCDELPSLKAKQNPPLTIAVVGPMSGPYTRFGGQMRAGVEQEMAHVNARGGVLDSVFKMRGVDDRCESTRAASVAKGIAAERPAFVVGHFCSEASIAAAPIYTDANLLMISPSSSDPALTERGAPNIFRTVPRQDMQGPVLAKYIADHFSGQPVAIISDGTPYALTITDSTRKALRSSGIHPVVDKTMAGPGVDFTDLVTRLKDNNVGVIVYGGNYKDAARLLVEARRQGSSAVVAGGDTLVAAEFWQLAGSAGEGSFMAFLPDPLDTPRGRTAAGGLGEYGVEASGYTLYAYAAVEVVVQAAERAKSMATADLIKEMHGGTFDTAVGMLTFDDKGDVTNPNLVIYVWRGGAAKRER; translated from the coding sequence ATGTCGTCTCCCCTGAAAGCCTTGCTTGTCTGCCTATCCATCGCCATGCTCGCGGGTTGCGATGAGCTTCCTTCCCTCAAGGCCAAGCAAAATCCCCCGCTGACGATTGCCGTCGTCGGCCCGATGAGTGGGCCTTACACCCGCTTCGGCGGCCAGATGCGCGCAGGTGTCGAGCAAGAGATGGCGCACGTCAACGCGCGAGGCGGTGTCCTTGATAGCGTGTTCAAGATGCGCGGTGTCGACGATCGTTGTGAGTCGACTCGGGCGGCGAGCGTTGCGAAAGGGATCGCGGCCGAGCGACCCGCTTTCGTGGTCGGGCATTTCTGTTCCGAGGCCTCGATCGCCGCCGCGCCGATCTATACCGACGCCAATCTTCTGATGATTTCGCCGTCATCGAGCGATCCCGCACTCACCGAGCGGGGCGCGCCCAATATTTTCCGCACGGTGCCCCGCCAGGACATGCAGGGCCCGGTGCTCGCCAAGTACATCGCCGATCATTTCAGCGGCCAGCCGGTCGCGATCATTTCGGACGGCACGCCGTACGCCCTGACGATCACGGATTCGACCCGCAAGGCGCTTCGGTCGTCCGGGATACATCCAGTCGTCGACAAAACAATGGCCGGCCCAGGGGTCGATTTCACCGACCTCGTCACGCGACTGAAAGACAACAATGTTGGCGTCATCGTCTATGGCGGGAACTACAAGGACGCAGCTCGATTGCTTGTCGAAGCGCGGCGCCAGGGCTCAAGTGCCGTGGTGGCGGGTGGCGACACGCTCGTCGCCGCCGAATTCTGGCAGCTTGCCGGCAGTGCCGGCGAGGGAAGTTTCATGGCATTTCTTCCCGATCCGCTCGACACACCGCGTGGGCGAACAGCTGCAGGGGGCCTCGGGGAATATGGGGTCGAGGCGAGTGGCTATACGCTTTACGCCTACGCCGCGGTCGAGGTTGTCGTGCAAGCGGCAGAGCGCGCCAAATCCATGGCCACCGCCGATCTCATCAAGGAGATGCATGGCGGCACCTTCGACACCGCGGTCGGCATGCTGACCTTCGACGACAAGGGCGATGTAACAAATCCAAATCTCGTGATTTACGTCTGGCGAGGCGGTGCCGCGAAGCGCGAACGCTAG
- a CDS encoding branched-chain amino acid ABC transporter permease, translated as MTFRPKSVRIPLLLAALALVAGCGKVDSSQAEVCNRVAGVVLSEGAVELIGNDVDPAVLHGIVSRVIVRKDTGESELHEVQCEFAGGAFSDERLHLIAVTTDTDGRLSELRMAILEIVLAKIHAQGESPGAGARVEPVRSEVGSGVLYFIQQLVNGATLGCIVALIAVGYTLVYSIIGAINFAFGELYMLGAFIAVVGVALFIVLGLDSPMFSVILALPIAMAFNAGYGWLMDRMVFRPLRKANPLMPLIAAIGLSIVLQNYVFVTEGAGNIWLPEAQLSGIALAESNGFSLYVNPKQALILAIMIVLSLGTWYLLAKTPYGRAQRASSQDRKMAALVGIDIDRTVATTFALGGGLAAAGGLMVASYYGGVNFSMGFLMGFKALTAAIVGGMGNFAGALLGGFVVAFVETFWAGYLQSAYREIAVFSLLILLLVFRPQGILGER; from the coding sequence ATGACCTTCAGACCCAAATCCGTGCGAATTCCGCTTCTTTTGGCGGCGCTCGCCCTCGTGGCCGGATGCGGCAAGGTCGACTCGTCCCAGGCGGAAGTCTGCAACCGGGTTGCAGGCGTGGTGTTGTCAGAGGGGGCCGTAGAGTTGATCGGGAACGACGTCGACCCGGCGGTACTCCACGGCATCGTCAGCCGCGTCATCGTGCGGAAAGATACCGGTGAGAGCGAACTGCACGAAGTGCAATGCGAATTCGCGGGCGGTGCGTTCAGCGACGAGCGCCTGCACCTGATCGCCGTCACGACCGATACGGACGGACGGTTGTCGGAACTTCGCATGGCGATCCTCGAGATCGTGCTCGCGAAGATCCATGCGCAAGGGGAAAGTCCCGGTGCTGGAGCGAGGGTGGAGCCGGTGCGGTCAGAAGTCGGCTCCGGTGTGCTTTATTTCATCCAGCAACTCGTAAATGGCGCCACCCTCGGGTGCATCGTGGCCCTCATTGCGGTCGGATACACGCTCGTCTACAGCATCATCGGCGCCATCAATTTCGCATTCGGCGAGCTTTACATGCTGGGCGCCTTCATCGCCGTCGTCGGGGTCGCGTTGTTCATCGTACTCGGCCTCGATTCCCCCATGTTCAGCGTGATACTCGCACTGCCGATCGCGATGGCCTTCAATGCGGGGTACGGTTGGCTCATGGACCGAATGGTCTTCCGTCCGCTCCGCAAGGCCAATCCGCTCATGCCGCTTATCGCAGCGATCGGGCTTTCCATCGTGCTCCAGAACTACGTGTTCGTGACCGAGGGTGCGGGCAACATCTGGCTCCCGGAAGCGCAGTTGAGCGGCATCGCACTTGCCGAATCGAATGGCTTCAGCCTCTATGTGAATCCGAAGCAGGCATTGATCCTGGCGATCATGATCGTGCTCTCCTTGGGGACTTGGTACTTGCTGGCGAAGACTCCCTATGGGCGCGCTCAGCGCGCCAGTTCCCAGGACAGGAAAATGGCGGCACTTGTCGGCATCGATATCGACCGTACCGTCGCAACGACGTTCGCACTCGGCGGTGGCCTTGCGGCTGCGGGCGGGTTGATGGTCGCGAGCTATTATGGCGGGGTCAATTTTTCGATGGGCTTCCTCATGGGTTTCAAGGCGCTCACGGCCGCCATTGTCGGCGGCATGGGTAATTTCGCGGGCGCACTCCTCGGCGGGTTCGTCGTCGCGTTCGTCGAAACTTTTTGGGCCGGGTATCTTCAGAGCGCTTATCGGGAGATCGCGGTCTTCTCGCTTCTCATTCTGCTGCTCGTGTTCCGTCCCCAGGGAATCCTGGGCGAGCGATGA